The following are encoded together in the Jaculus jaculus isolate mJacJac1 chromosome 3, mJacJac1.mat.Y.cur, whole genome shotgun sequence genome:
- the LOC123459410 gene encoding RNA-binding protein 4B-like: protein MVKLFIGNLPREATEQEIRSLLEQYGKVLECDIIKNYGFVHIEDKTAAEDAIRKRHHYKLHGVNIDVEASKNKSKASTKLHVGNISPTCTNQELRAKFEEYGPVIECDIVKDYAFVHMERAEDAVEAIRGLDNTEFQGELLWGLGG, encoded by the coding sequence ATGGTGAAGCTGTTCATTGGAAACCTACCACGAGAGGCCACAGAGCAGGAGATCCGCTCACTCCTCGAGCAGTATGGGAAGGTGCTGGAATGTGACATCATTAAGAATTATGGCTTTGTGCACATAGAGGACAAGACGGCCGCCGAGGATGCCATACGCAAGCGGCACCACTACAAGCTGCACGGAGTGAACATCGACGTAGAAGCCAGCAAGAATAAGAGCAAAGCTTCAACCAAGTTACACGTGGGCAACATCAGCCCCACTTGTACCAACCAAGAGCTTCGGGCCAAGTTTGAGGAGTATGGTCCAGTCATCGAATGTGACATCGTGAAAGATTATGCCTTTGTGCACATGGAGCGGGCGGAGGATGCAGTAGAAGCCATCAGGGGCCTCGATAACACAGAGTTTCAAGGTGAACTGTTATGGGGCTTGGGTGGCTGA